A region of the Yarrowia lipolytica chromosome 1C, complete sequence genome:
GCTCTTTGTTTGGGTTGGAACCTAGAGCGAAGTGCTAAAACTCTGTTGCCAGACACCTCCCGAAGCCTATCTAATTATAGTGGATGGCGGGAGGTATAACAGTGTGTTTGGGAGGGTGTTAGGGGGCCGCCAGAAGCGGTTTAAAGACGGAATATGGACATTGGCCGTCTTATAAAGCCCCTGGGAGCGGCCCCTTTCTCCCCCAACCAGCCAATATCCCGCTAGAACCCTCCCCACTCACCCGTCACACCATGTCTCACCCTGGCTAATATGGTTTCTGTCGCATTGACCACGCATGGCCACGGGCGAGACTAAAAGCGGAACTGAGAGAACGAGGATGGAGGTTGAATCGTGTGCAAAAGAGCAAAATTAAAGAATCGAAATTAATACCACCGGGTCTGGTGGTGTTGCAGACTGCTCTCGCCGGCTTGGTCACCCTCCACGTTCCGCTCTGAAGGTGTAACGTGGTTGCCACGGTGATGTCCACTCCCATACAGGCCCAAGTGTTTGTTTACAGAGTTTGATTGGACACGCGTGGCGTAGCAACGACTGTGGAGGCGGGACAGTGCCGGGCTCACGATGAGAACCGTTGCGGTGTCGACATCTCCATCCATCCACCAACCCCTGCAATTCATCAGCAATACCAACACACATCACTTCCTACTGCGGCCATACCGCTGTGCGCTGTTGTGTGCAAGTTTGACTTTAGACTGTATAGATAGGGGCTGCACAAACAAACATGACGTCTGTTTACTTCCCACCGTCCCAAATAAGCTTTGCACTACCCCTTTGCCAAAACGCCAGTGTTAAACACATCCTGGTCCTCCGTGATAGCTCCAACCGTAGGACGCTACTTTGTGAGGTTGGCTCGTGACTCGTTTCAGCATACTCACCTCCCCCCCAACGCACACACactcaaacacaaacacataCCCCGTCTGTGTACACCCACAACCCCCTGGTACCCCACCATTCTACAGCTAGACCTGATCTGTACCCGCAGACCGGCTTGATACACAACAACTCCGCTACCATCGCCTCCAAAGAACATCATAACCAACCACGCATCCGCCATCGCACACAGGTACAGCACGCCCATGTCtcgacaaaaaaaatcgcGAGAAATCCGGTTCGGAGACTACATTCTGGGGTCGACTCTGGGCGAGGGAGAGTTTGGCAAGGTGAAAATCGGCTGGAGAAAGGACGGCAAGCAGCCCGAGCAGGTGGCCatcaagctcatcaagcGCGAGACGGTGCCCCCAAACTCGAACCGCGAGGCCAAGGTGCATCGGGAGATTAACGCACTCAAAATCCTCACCCACCCCAACATTGTGCGGCTGGAGGAAGTCATTCAGAACGACAGATATATTGGAATAGTGCTGGAGTATGCGTCTGGCGGCGAGCTGTTTGACCACATTCTGACCCACAAgtacctcaaggaggcctCAGCCTGCCGCCTATTTGCACAACTCGTCTCAGGAGTCCACTACCTCCACTCCAAGGGTATTGTCCATAGAGACCTCAAGCTCGAAAACCTGCTGTTggacaaacacaaaaacatcatcatcacgGACTTTGGCTTTGCCAACACCTTTTCAAGGGGCTCAGACGGCCACGTTTTCGATCTCATGGCCACATCCTGTGGCTCTCCCTGTTATGCTGCTCCAGAACTAGTGGTTTCGGACCAGAAATACACAGGCCGCAAGGTCGACGTATGGTCCTGCGGAGTCATTCTCTACGCCATGCTCTCTGGCTACCTGCCATACGACGATGACCCGGCCAACCCGGATTCGGACAACATCACCcaactgtacaagtacatcacCACGACGGCCCTCACGTTCCCCGAGTACGTGCCGCCGCTGCCACGGGACCTATTACGACGCATCTTGGTGCCGGACCCCCGAAAACGAATCTCGTTGAACGATGTCAGGTACCATTCGTGGCTGGCTCCCCATTCTCGTTTCCTGGCCATCACTCCTAAGGAATGGGAAGACGCAGTGGGCAAGGTGGCTGTCCCCGTCAAGACACACATGCCTCGATCCCACTCAGTCCAGCTTTCCTCTGGTGCTCCAGTCTTTGACTCACGACTCACAAAGCCCTCCGGAGTCAACATTCCCAACTTTTCGTACAATAATAGACATTCAGTTGGTGGAACGTACTCCAAGCCCATTCAGCGACAGGGGGAGTCTACCATTGGAGCAACTGTGTCCTCAAACACACCTGCAGGCCCAAGACCCATCAGTGCTGGCCCCTGTGCTGccacagctgctgctgcttctgcctCCAAGTCGCATGCTGCGGCGAACCCTCCCACCCACGCTTCCACGCCCTCAGTGGCCTCACTCAATATACCCGAAGATACCAACAACAATAGCACGTCCAATTCCCGACAAGCCCCCAGATCTGCCACATACACGGGCATTTCGCAACTCACATCACCCCCGGGGGCATCCCCCACGTCGCCCAAATTCGATTTTGATCTGCCCAAGCCTTCCATTGGCACCATCACTGAACAGCCCACGCCTCCCAGCAGTCCaaaggtcaaggagaagggcaaggagGCGGATGATCTCGGACCACGTGATCTTCCTGCTGTCCCCGATACTGCTCCTGAAGCCACTCCTCCGGCTTCTGCGGCTGACACTATCCCCAGCGCCCCCGCTACGGCCCCCTCAGCCCCCGTGCTTGAACATCAGTCGTTTGGAGCGTCATTTGGCACCTCGTTTAGTTCGTCGTTTGCTGCTTCAGATCCATCTTCCCCTCTGGTATCGTCTACTCGTCTGCCTCCTGGACGAAAACCCCGACCCACATCCTACCAACCCACACCCACGCAGTCGTCCATGCAGCCACCGGACTCGTTCCCCTACATGCACATGGTTAACAAGAACGCCTCTGTGCCTGGTTCGGCCAACTCGGTGACCCCGACATCGTCGCAGCAGAGCGCTCAGCCGGTACCTCTGTCGCTGGTAACACCCAGTACGGCTGGCTCGACCTTCTTCCGACGCCCTTCGTCGGACGACTCGCAGATCTCATTCGATGAACGACGCAAGAGCGGCTCCTTTCTGGTGCCCCAGTCGTCACTGCCCAAGGTCAAGTACTCGGACTCCATGGTCCAGGGTGAGCTGTCGTCTCCGCAGTTCCGCAACTCGCCCAGCCAGGTGGCGCTCTCCAACTGGTCCAATAGAAATTCTGTGGCTTCAATGGAGAGTGGAGATGAGGGTGTTATCGGGGAGGTTGAGTCGGTtgcagaaaaaaaggaaacTGACAAGGAAGTTGTCGACACTGTGGCTCAGTCTGACACCACTTTGATGCCCCCTCCAGCCCTCCCCACCTCTGCACAGGTTCCTGGCAAGTCTACGACCCCCCGAGCGGTTTCAGCTGAGTCCAAGACAACCAGCACGTCCAGAACGTCCATGGAAAAACCTCTTCCTGTTGTTCccgctgcttctgctgcgCCTGCTGCAGTGATCCCCACAGCGCCCTCTGGAGCCATTAATCCCGGTGCTCCTAACTTCTCGCGACCCCGACCGGTGTCCATGCAGGCACCCAAGGCCCAGACCCGGTCACATCGTCGAGGAGTCGCCTCCATCTCTTACGGGGCTGACAAGCTCTTTGGCAAGATCATTGGCGACAACCTGGACAATGACAAGGACCCAAGAGAGTCGAAGGAGTCTGTCAAGGATGCGAAGGGAGGCTCCAGCTCAGCTGCCTCTGGTGCCGGTGCGCCCACGGCCGAATCGACTTCCAAGAAACGCTTCTCGTTCTTTTCAAACTACTCAAAGGAAAGTGTGGAGTCTCACGAGGCTCACTCCACACCATCCACGTCCTCTAGAAAGATACTAGAGCCTCCTGCGCTAGACCGGTCGCACTCGATGAACCAGCGTCAAAACAGACAGGTGTCTGCCTCCCAGGTGAGCACCGCCGAGTCTACCCATTCTTCGACCGCCCGCAAGGTCATGGACTTTTTCCGACGACGGTCAAGAGTTTCTGCATCTTAATTAATTATTTTGGTATATTATACAACAGCGAGTCGTACGTACGTGCTAGAATGCGCAGTATCTTGCAAggtatgtacgagtacggcTTCTagtggtacaagtacgattGCCAACTACACCATGTCTGCGTGGAAGAGCTCTACTTCATCTCTTGGCAACGTATATTATCGTTTGAAGTAGCTAGTTGGTTGGCCGTTATACTGGTATGTGCAACAGAAGCTGTGGACGCACAAAGAAACTGTGGTTGTCTGATCTCAGGATTTTATTTCCAGACCTCATCCAGTCACGGATCTCATTCCAATTGCGGATCTCATTCCACCCAGCGGGTCTCATTCCACGCTGGTTCCATTCATATGTTACATTTTTGCTCATCACTTGATCCAGCTGAAACATTCCAATAGCCAAAACACCTTAGCGTTGTCGATTCACAACGCTATACAGTCCATTTATGTTATATTATTGAGACTAGTTGgattacttgtagctatTGAAAGCGGTGCCCCTAACTACACAGACGCTAGCAATGAGACAAGATGGTAGTGTGTGAGACATGtaagtgtgtgtgtgagacACGTGAGGCGTGTGTAAGACGTGAGGCGTGTGTGAGATGTAAGACGTGAGGTGTAAGATGTGTCGGGAAAGATTGAGGATCCAAGGTCGTGCTTGGTTGGTTGGGATCTTTATTACCAACTGAGACCGACCGGGCGTACTCTCTTGAGTTCAGCACTGATCACATGTTGGTGCACACCATTAGCCTAAAAGCGGACACGCTAAAGGAAATTAATGGGCGGTAGTCATTTGATGCGACGTTGGAGATAGAGAGATACGAAGGGATAGTGGGGGGAAGTTGGGGACTGTAGGAGGTTTGTTTTGCATGGAGTTTGGTATGTGCCATGTCACATGTTCGTTAggcagtacaagtacgattCGTACGATAAATCCTGTGCTAGTACAGAACCATTACAGTCAGATACAGTAACAGTTGTACACAAGTATCGCGGTCCTTGaatcgtactcgtacctgtAACGGTGCTTCTTCAGTATCGATCGCTTGCATTTCATTTGTCCCCTGGGTTAGCCACTTGTATGTCATAATAATCCTCGACACACCGACGGAAGACATAATATCGGCACTTCAGATAGCACCCACTAGACTAGCCGGTTTAGGGGAGAGTAGCGCCCTTGCTACCTGCGCTAGTTCGCTCTGCAGGTTTCATAATTGCCGTACCAAGACTGCGGGTTGAGTTCTCTTTGTCCTTGCCGCAGTAATTCTGACACTTGGTCGGTTCGACACGACTGTTCTCAAACATTCTCTGTACTGACTTGGAGGCTGGTTTAGTAAGAGGTGTAGACATGACAATGAGTTAAAGCCTGAAAGTAGGTACGAGTATCGCATCATACAGGTGCATTATATACAACTCAGCTTGGTCCCGCTTGGCCTCATTTCGGTGTACATCTGGGTCTTGGTGACAGTATGGAGCTTTGACGTGTCAATATCGC
Encoded here:
- a CDS encoding uncharacterized protein (Compare to YALI0C21758g, similar to KLLA0D07348g Kluyveromyces lactis IPF 4914.1), translated to MSRQKKSREIRFGDYILGSTLGEGEFGKVKIGWRKDGKQPEQVAIKLIKRETVPPNSNREAKVHREINALKILTHPNIVRLEEVIQNDRYIGIVLEYASGGELFDHILTHKYLKEASACRLFAQLVSGVHYLHSKGIVHRDLKLENLLLDKHKNIIITDFGFANTFSRGSDGHVFDLMATSCGSPCYAAPELVVSDQKYTGRKVDVWSCGVILYAMLSGYLPYDDDPANPDSDNITQLYKYITTTALTFPEYVPPLPRDLLRRILVPDPRKRISLNDVRYHSWLAPHSRFLAITPKEWEDAVGKVAVPVKTHMPRSHSVQLSSGAPVFDSRLTKPSGVNIPNFSYNNRHSVGGTYSKPIQRQGESTIGATVSSNTPAGPRPISAGPCAATAAAASASKSHAAANPPTHASTPSVASLNIPEDTNNNSTSNSRQAPRSATYTGISQLTSPPGASPTSPKFDFDLPKPSIGTITEQPTPPSSPKVKEKGKEADDLGPRDLPAVPDTAPEATPPASAADTIPSAPATAPSAPVLEHQSFGASFGTSFSSSFAASDPSSPLVSSTRLPPGRKPRPTSYQPTPTQSSMQPPDSFPYMHMVNKNASVPGSANSVTPTSSQQSAQPVPLSLVTPSTAGSTFFRRPSSDDSQISFDERRKSGSFLVPQSSLPKVKYSDSMVQGELSSPQFRNSPSQVALSNWSNRNSVASMESGDEGVIGEVESVAEKKETDKEVVDTVAQSDTTLMPPPALPTSAQVPGKSTTPRAVSAESKTTSTSRTSMEKPLPVVPAASAAPAAVIPTAPSGAINPGAPNFSRPRPVSMQAPKAQTRSHRRGVASISYGADKLFGKIIGDNLDNDKDPRESKESVKDAKGGSSSAASGAGAPTAESTSKKRFSFFSNYSKESVESHEAHSTPSTSSRKILEPPALDRSHSMNQRQNRQVSASQVSTAESTHSSTARKVMDFFRRRSRVSAS